The region GTGAGAGCCTCCTCACTTGGGGTTCAGCTTCCAAGTACCCTTTGCTTCGGCCTGCCGGCCAGCCCTGGCTCCCCACCGGCTTCACCTCCTTGTCCTCTGTTTTGCTCTCCTGCCACCCAGCTGGACCCAACATCCTTTGATCCAGAAAAACCGCCGGGTAGTGCtggcctccttcctgcttctgctgctgggGCTAGGTGAGTGTCCCAAGGgcctgttctccctccctcctaggaGCAGGCTCTGAAGCCCCTCAGCACTGTAGGCCTCCCTGTTACAACTGGGCAGCTGGGGCTGTGAGAAGCCCCAccaccctggtcctctggccagTAGGTCACAAGGGGTGAAAAATGGAACCTGATTCAGtgccttttaaattatttccttttttaaaaaaatatttatttattacatatacagtattctacctgcatgtatgcctgcacaccagcagagggcaccagatctcattttagatggtcatgagccaccatgtggttgctgggaactgaactcaggacctctggaagagcagccagtgctcttatcagctgaaccacctctccagcctatttccttttttaaaaattgtttttttatatatacttattttgtttttttggtttttttgtttgttgtgtgtgtgtgtgtgtgtgtgtgtgtgtgtgtgcaccatgtgggGGCAGTCTCTAGTGAAGTCAGGAAAGGGAATTggaccctctggagctggagctgtagagggttgtgaaccaccatgtgggtgctgggagccaaacctgggtcctctgcaagaacggtACACGCTCCTGACCTCCCAGCCCTCTCTATAGCTCCCCGTGCCCTTTTAAGTGTTTggagagtctcatgtagcccagacagtGTTCAAGTAtggtcttgagacagggtttctctgtgcagccctggctgtcctggaactcactctgcagagcaggctggcctcagactcagagatcttgtctctgtctcccaagtgctgggattaaaggcatgggctgctccacccaccacccctagctgtatcttttttttatttatttatttatttttgagacagggtctctctgtattagccttggctgtcctggactctctttgtagaccaggctggcctcgaactcacagcaatcgcctacctctgcctcccaagtgctgggattaaaggcgtgcgccaccatgctcggcttagctgtatcttttctttctttccttcttttcttttttaagaattacacaattaaaaaaaaaagaattacacaattcctttttaaaagatttttattgtttatacagttttctgcctgcctgtgtgccagcacgccagaagagggcatcagatctcatgatagatggttgtgagctaccgtgtggttgctgggaattgaagacgtttggaagagcagccagtgctcttaacctctgcaccatctctccatctcctgtttattttctttttaaatttaacttgtTTAATCTACTAGAGGATGGAGAAGTAACGATTTCCATTTATTTTGGGTTGACTGCTGACAAATCCATTTTCCCACCTTACAGAGGTGACAAGTGAGAGGCTGGGTCCAGAGCCCTGGAGCCAGGCCAGGTGTTCAAGGCCCCTGAGGCCAGGTATCAGGACCACTGTTTCTGTGGTCTGTGATCTAACCAGGGTCTTCTCTGCCCCACACTGTTccgggtgggggggtgggggaacctGGGATTAGGCAGTGCAGGCAGGGTTCACAGCCATACATTTCTGAGTTCTTTACGGAACTGAGATGCAAACCCAGAGCATCCAGGGTTGAGATGAACAGGGGGCCATGAAGGACCAACTGTGGCTGCCGCCCTTGGCCCTTTTCCGTTCCTTCTCCAGAAAGGTCGAAGCCCCAAGCCAGCCAGGTCTCCTGGCCAGAAATCTAACCTCTGCTTCTAGGTGTTTGAGTTCGGGGACAGAGCTGCCACTTGCCAGCACAACTGCAGGCTAGGCAGGCATTGGTGACACCTACTGCCAGCTTCTCCTCAAGCCAGCAGAGCAAGCATTGATAGCATCCTGGTTTGGGAGGTTAGGACACAAGCTTAGGCAGGAGAGGGGGGTGTCCTCAGGTTGCAGCTGGGAGGCAGATGAGCTGGGATTTAGAACCACAGCAGCAACTGCCAAACCTTGGGACCACCAGAAAGTCACCAAGGGCTCTGTGGAATTGGAAAAAGAGGTTTACTCTAAGAGAATGGAACCTGCAGCCCTAAACCAGGAGCAAGGGATGAGTGTGAACCCCCTTTTTGAGGTGCTTTTTATAGGACAAAGCCTGCAAAAGACTACGGTGGCCCCATAGGCTCCTCTGGCTGCACCCCACCCCATCAGTGGCTCCAGCTGTGACCTCTCCACTAAAGGCCATATCCTTGCCTAGGGCAAGATGCCAGCCCAGATTTCTCTAGCCCAGGTTTTTCTTGTTCAGGCTCAGCAAGTGCTGGCGGCTCTTAGAAAGCCTCTGGTTCTGGCCAGACTCTGAGACTCGGCTACACTGTTGCCTCTGtgctggtttctttctctgccaCGGCTACAGCTTCTCCTTGTTCCACTGGGCCATGGTTTAGTTTATCAAGATGTTGCATATAATGCTTAGCTCAGGGCCTGGCAGTGTTTTTGTTACTGCCATCCGTGCCAGGCTTAGACGTTACGGTCTCCAGGAAGCCTCACCATGCTCCCAGGGCTGGCCCGAGGCAGCTACTTGAAGCTTTCACACAAACCTCTTCCCATACATGGATCTTGTTGGTCCTGGTTCCTCCAGTAAGAAGTGGCGTGAGACAAGGACCTGCGGTCTTTCTAGTACATGCATTTATTTgtctggaggtggaggtggaggaaggtACCTGCATGCCCCAGCCCCAGTATGGGCAGAGGATAACTTGGAAGAGTCAGTTCTCTGTTTCTCCCATTTGGGTCTAAGGTATTGAACTCAAGTAGTTGGGCTTTGTGGCAAGCtcttttacccactgggccatcttgctgtCCCATCTGCCTGTTTtgttggggggaggaggggaaacagGGTCTTATCCCTGGTGATacgcaaaccaggctggcctcaaactcacaagaatctgcctgtctctacttcctgagtgctgggattaaaggtgttcattACCATACCAGGCTCCTATCTGCCCTGCGTGATGGAATTCTCGGTACTGGGCATGCAGAGGGTGTAGTGTACTGTAAGTGTTTGTTGAGTGACTGAAAGGTCACACTCTGCCCAGGGGACATCAGTTTAGGTGGGAAATACCAGAGCCTGGCTGGGAGTCGGACGTGTAAGACCCTGCCCTCAcccccttctgtccttccccctcCACAaccccatgtgtgtgcagtgcttatCCTGGTCGGCGTGGGACTGGAGGTGGCCCCCTCTCCAGGTGAGCGCCCCTCCAGCCTGGATCCTCcgcaacccccctcccccaactcccagcACAAATCAGTACCttccaggagagagggaggccTTCTGGAGGGAGCCCCTAGGACTGAGCGGTATGTTTCTTTCTACCGCAGGTGTCTCCAGCGCCATCTTCTTCGTGCCAGGTGTCCTGCTGCTAGTCCCGGGAGGTGAGAGAAGTGTGAGGTGGGGCGGGGTTGGGTGGGGCGGGGCCAGGCCCTTTCACTAACAGACGCCACGCCCACAGTCTATCACGTGATCTTCATCTACTGTGCTGTCAAAGGCCACCGGGGCTTCCAATTCTTCTACCTGCCCTACTTTGAGAAGTGAGCTGCATCTGGCCGGTGTGATACCAGTGATCCAAGGCCTCAGGCCCCTTTCTGGTGTCCACGGGGCGGTTCTGTTCCTTTCATGTGGAAGGAAAATGCCCTTGGGACCCtcacagcctccagcctccaacCCCTCTGGATTTGCTCAGGAAGTTTGGGGCATGCCAGCCCGGGGATGTTGCCCCTTACCTAATGTGTGCCTTAACTTAttcctgggctctgggctcctgggtTGGTGTGATTTTGTGCTAATAAAAGAGTAATTAATTCCAGCGAGGGCAGTTTTCACTTTTCTATCCTATCAGGCCTGGCCCAGAACATTAACAGCCCCAACTCCCTTCTACAAAAGTTTTGTAAAGGACTCACCTGGGACTGTGGTGGACCACCAACCTCCCATGGCATCAAGGGACAACCTGGGTGACCTCACATGTGCTCAAGGTCACCGTTATATCCTGAGCAGGGTTGGGTGGAGAAGTGGTCCCGGTCTTCCTGCCTTCGGCCCTGAGGAGATTCAGCTGCCCCCACACCCAATCTCTGTAACAGCCTGCCAGGTAGCCTCAGCCAAGGGCGCTAAATGATGACAAAGGCCCGAGGCCTGGGGGGCTGATAATCCTGGCTTGCCTGGCTCTGGAGCCCTAGGCTATTACAGCCATCTCTAGATGTGGGTCATATAGAGACATGGAGATGTTGATGCTCCTCTACCCACCCACTGCCCTACTTCCTAGACCCAGAGGTTGAAAGAACCAAGGAGCCGAGGGTGTGGGAGCATGGCTTCTCAGCAGAGCACTACAGTGATGCGGAGACACTCAGAGCCACTAAATgtttgaaacactgtctcagatgTTTTTGAAAATCAGGACCTCGACTAATGTCTTAAAtttaaacagacaaacagaaccTAAGGAAATCTGAGGTAGTTGGAATGCAGCAGGCTGTGCCAAGCACCTCTTTGCCTTAGCTCCATTTTCACAGATGAGAAGGCCCCCATTTACAGGTAGGGACCACTCACCAAGGACAAAAACATAACCCGAGCCCCTTGTAAaacccagggagagagagaaagaagggagtcAGGCTGGTGTCCTCTGCAGGCCACCAAAGACCAGCTGAGTGGTCCTTCTTCCAGACCAAGCCATGAGTGTCCACAGAGAAACAACAGGGTGCTGGGCACCTTAGAGTTCGGTGCCTGTATTGAATGAGAGGACACCTAGGCTTTTGACCCACTTCTGGCCCACTCAGACCTCCCTCAGACCTAGAATCAGAGCAGTTAGCCAACGCAGGGACTATGTAGCTATCCCATAAGGGTCTCGTGAGATGGCTCCAAGGGTTAAGGCACTTGCCAGgcctgatagcctgagttcagtccctgggacccacacaatGGAAAGAGAAGACTCCCAGAAGCTCTTTCCTGACCTCTATAATTGAGTACCAACACACaagcatgatgatgatgatgatgatgatgatgataataataatactttataagcccagcagtggtggctcaggcctttgatgccagcacttgggaggcagaggcacccagatctctaagttcaaggtcatcctggcctacagagaaagctcaaagacaggcagggctacacagagaaaccctgtcttgagaaaatgGGGCAGGAAGGATGTGATAAACAGGAAACTGagggagctgggggctggagcagtggataaagtgcttgctatgctaTTGTGAAGGTCTTTGAGTTGGCATCTCCCGA is a window of Acomys russatus chromosome 5, mAcoRus1.1, whole genome shotgun sequence DNA encoding:
- the Tmem134 gene encoding transmembrane protein 134 isoform X1; the encoded protein is MSASRPQFSIDDAFELTLEDAGPGPESSGIARFGPLHFERRARFEVADEDKQSRLRYQNLENDEDGAPASPEPDQGVSTRDSGHVSIRSSQWSFSTISSSTQRSYNACCSWTQHPLIQKNRRVVLASFLLLLLGLGDISLGGKYQSLAGSRTCKTLPSPPSVLPPPQPHVCAVLILVGVGLEVAPSPGVSSAIFFVPGVLLLVPGVYHVIFIYCAVKGHRGFQFFYLPYFEK